The following coding sequences are from one Microtus pennsylvanicus isolate mMicPen1 chromosome 1, mMicPen1.hap1, whole genome shotgun sequence window:
- the Lamp3 gene encoding lysosome-associated membrane glycoprotein 3, which translates to MPGQLSAVAMLFLSLDVILHGHQIREKDLPKIRGYLQYTLTATKQTTAKPLLQLTNETGHVTLVARSRDDHIQLAAETSTSENTAHRTIKAVIPVTTKGLIPSSPVNDTLVRPSNSIVTASSTEGTIGPRSIAHLPIHTTGASISTVNHITGRTTQLGGQIILPQTFFTASHKSTTNEKPTPLTYVSGTSVPTHKDSLPISTAPEVPGPTLATQLSPAKTGMYEVLNGSRLCIKAEMGLALIVQENDTDFATQRHFNIDPRLTHASGKCGSQKSNLFLDFQGGSVNVTFIKEETSYYVSEVGAYLTISNTEKTYQGMKHTMMLFETVVGHSFKCVSEQSIQLSAQLQMKTMNIRLQAFDFEGDGFGNVDECLSDYTVVLPVVGAIVVVLCVVGLAFYKIRQRHQSMGYQRI; encoded by the exons TAATTTTACATGGCCatcaaataagagaaaaagaccTTCCAAAAATCAGAGGGTATCTTCAATATACtttaacagcaacaaaacagaCCACAGCAAAACCTCTTCTACAGCTGACTAATGAAACAGGTCATGTAACATTAGTAGCAAGATCAAGGGATGATCACATTCAATTAGCTGCTGAAACCTCCACCTCTGAAAATACAGCTCACAGAACAATCAAAGCAGTAATTCCAGTAACCACAAAAGGTCTTATACCCAGCAGCCCAGTTAATGACACCTTAGTCAGACCTAGTAACTCAATCGTGACTGCTTCATCTACGGAAGGTACCATTGGCCCTAGATCAATTGCACATTTACCAATTCATACAACTGGAGCTAGTATATCTACTGTCAACCATATAACTGGGAGAACTACACAGCTTGGTGGTCAGATTATCCTCCCCCAAACAtttttcacagcttcacacaaaaGCACAACCAACGAGAAGCCAACTCCACTCACCTATGTCTCAGGAACATCAGTACCTACACACAAGGACAGCTTACCAATCTCCACTGCCCCCGAAGTTCCTGGGCCCACTCTTGCAACCCAGTTGTCACCAGCTAAAACTGGAATGTATGAAGTCCTAAATGGAAGCAGGCTTTGTATAAAAGCAGAGATGGGACTAGCGCTGATTGTTCAAGAAAATGATACG GATTTTGCAACTCAGAGACACTTCAACATTGACCCCAGACTAACCCACGCATCTGGGAAATGTGGCTCCCAAAAGTCCAACCTTTTCTTGGATTTCCAAGGTGGATCAGTGAATGTCACATTTATTAAG GAAGAAACGTCATATTATGTCAGTGAAGTAGGAGCCTATTTGACTATCTCAAATACAG agaagACTTACCAGGGCATGAAACATACTATGATGCTGTTTGAGACAGTAGTTGGGCACTCCTTCAAGTGTGTGAGTGAGCAGAGCATCCAACTGTCAGCTCAGcttcaaatgaaaacaatgaacaTCCGTCTCCAAGCCTTTGATTTTGAAGGAGACGGCTTTGGAAATG TGGATGAGTGTCTGTCTGACTACACAGTTGTGCTTCCTGTGGTCGGGGCCATCGTGGTCGTCCTCTGTGTTGTGGGTCTGGCTTTCTACAAAATCCGGCAAAGGCATCAGTCAATGGGATACCAGAGAATCTAA